From a single Arachis hypogaea cultivar Tifrunner chromosome 3, arahy.Tifrunner.gnm2.J5K5, whole genome shotgun sequence genomic region:
- the LOC140183408 gene encoding uncharacterized protein, producing the protein MDETHEGVCGMHIRGRSLATKILRASYYWQTMKTDCVKKVQYYENCQKCAPITHTPAELLHTSETSWPFDKWGLDILEPFLVSRGDIVTDNGRQFIDRNIASFLAKFKIKHHFSSVEHPQTNGIAEAANKVILQALRKKLANAKGHWADLILKILWSYNTMPYSTTKETPFRLVYGAESMILVEIAYGSLRIQPRADADNEHIRRAELDTIDEDRMMARIRKQAMQHIIQ; encoded by the exons ATGGACGAGACACATGAAGGAGTTTGTGGAATGCACATCAGAGGAAGGAGCTTAGCAACAAAAATCCTACGCGCCAGCTACTATTGGCAGACAATGAAAACGGATTGTGTGAAGAAAGTACAATACTACGAAAATTGCCAAAAATGTGCACCAATCACTCACACCCCCGCTGAACTATTACATACCTCCGAGACGTCATGGCCCTTCGATAAGTGGGGGCTCGATATCCTCGAACCATTCCTAGTATCCAGAG GTGACATTGTTACTGATAACGGTAGACAATTTATTGATAGAAACATAGCATCATTTTTggcgaaatttaaaattaagcaTCATTTCTCCTCGGTAGAGCATCCACAAACAAATGGTATCGCCGAGGCAGCTAACAAAGTTATTTTGCAGGCCCTAAGGAAAAAGTTAGCTAATGCGAAAGGGCATTGGGCCGATCTTATACTGAAAATCCTATGGAGTTACAATACAATGCCATACTCCACAACAAAAGAAACCCCATTTCGCCTCGTATATGGAGCAGAATCTATGATACTAGTGGAGATCGCATATGGGTCACTTAGGATCCAACCCAGAGCTGATGCAGACAATGAGCACATAAGGAGAGCCGAACTTGACACCATCGATGAAGATCGGATGATGGCTAGAATCAGGAAACAAGCAATGCAACATATTATCCAATGA